A genome region from Euphorbia lathyris chromosome 4, ddEupLath1.1, whole genome shotgun sequence includes the following:
- the LOC136226647 gene encoding uncharacterized protein isoform X2, with the protein MKTDKIWDENIMSLLSTLNESQSEAVFACLHKMQFNDKPYVELIWGPPGTGKTRIISVLLYSLLRMQCRTLTCAPTNVAITEVATRVLKLVRESTDASVYSVGDILLFGNTERLKVNPEFREIFLDYRVQRLTECFAPMTGWRNCFISTIGFFEDCVSQYHIFLENELIKEKHSENTEGRISGKNKSFLEFARERFLFSAMQLKKCVHSLCTHIPESYIQKYNIANIVSLVRLLDDFESLLFCDDVTSEALEEFFSHPELVSDSPQGFGDIRVKLCSSRRECLNLLKALHSSLNELQLPSSVNKSSIVEFCFEKASLIFCTASSSYKLHYMDIEPLDFLVIDEAVQLKECESVIPLQLCGIRHAILIGDERQLPALVESNVSCEAGFGRSLFERLSSLGHPKHLLNMQYRMHPAISHFPNSTFYSNNILDAPNVKAKSYTKQYLPGPMFGPYSFINVFGGREVMDDVGHSRLNTVEVAIVSKLLRSLYKAWNGSKENISIGVISPYAAQVVAIQDKLGRQFETNAGFSVKVRSVDGFQGGEEDIIIMSTVRANRGGAIGFMSNYQRINVALTRARHCLWILGNERTLINSESIWTNIVNDAKKRNCFFNVDQDKGLAKTILEVKKEFDQLDDLLSGDSVYFRNCRWKVLFSENFKRSFGKLASVQAKTFALNYILRLSSGWRPKQRNADAISESFRFLRQFKVVGLYVISSIDVVKEHRYTQVLKVWDILPLEDVPKLTRRLNAIFERYTDDFVSRCNEKLLEGDLEIPTTWSVSTDIVRYKSLGDNESGSNLNSDEGCYVENSKVSDSLLLMKFYNLSSGVVSHLLSDGDGRELELPFEVTDEEREIIFHQRSTFILGRSGTGKTTVLTMKLFKKEQLFHMAIEGYNEPCRNNAKDEPVGDAENTVLRQLFVTVSPKLCFAVKQQVARLKSFVSSGKYSGCNSSLDMEDVDKAARFEDIPDSFIGVTPKSFPLVITFNKFLMMLDGTIGTSYFARFPDVRQLLCDKTSNVSGSILMQTFLKTREVNFENFCLVYWPHLNSKLTKKLDFSRVFTEIMSRIKGGLQSSDSCDGRLGREDYVILAEGRVSTLSRHERELIYDAFEDYEKMKMENGDFDMADIVIDLHRRLRNERYVGDMMDFVYIDEVQDLTMRQVALFKHVSNNVNEGFVFSGDTAQTIARGIDFRFEDIRSLFYDHFIMGSRIEENDRRKEKGHISKIFHLSQNFRTHGGVLKLAQSVIDLLYRFFPKFVDILSHETSFIFGEAPILLESCGDENAIITIFGNNGNVGSKFVGFGAEQVILVRDDSARKEISKYVGKQALVLTIVECKGLEFQDVLLYNFFGASPLRNKWRVMYQYMSEQRLLDASTGQSFPSFNPSKYNIMCSELKQLYVAITRTRQRLWICENSEEFSKPMFDYWRKKGLVQVRKLDDSLATAMQVASSPEEWKSQGYKLLREGNYEMATMCFERAGDEYGEKLAKAAGLRAAADKMHASNPETASIARRQAAEIFESIGKNEYAAECFFLLKEYERAGKIYLKCGESSMERAGECLYLAGCYEFAAEVYANGSNFSKCLKSCSEGSLFEKGLNYIQSWKQNADTSTVKRSKEIDRTEQEFLERCALHYHERNDNRAMMKYVRAFDCVASIRDFLEKLGCFDELMSFEEESGNFLEAAKIAKMKGELLREADLVGKAGHLKEASLLILWYVFACSLWSCSSKGWPLKQFAVKDDLLAKAKAFAKTDSEQFYEFVHMEAEILLNDHSSLSTMKQHLDASRAHKIYHGEIISARKILDAHLKLNDSKYGWEDHMIHDIARFSAGEISKNRVSAETLVHFWNFWKNKIVNIFEYLRSVETQNVGDGKIMGEFCLNYLAVRRQFDNLNPVYNLMIPDAYWVKWLDSRSIRSKGKFISLDAHQFASAAQSYWGSELLSVGMDILAKLEGLYTLSVKNSSSLFCQSRHLYHIYTVAKFLLVSKFLERRFHDNRALQRFVELPAKHLFSCVFPLDWRESLKENMISARRTGNFGDLVKEFTCEAVRFKKTVSYGQLGRILVAILGSCKLDNQLFEKIKDGFEWNESWMALIVDLCRETGLADKKSQVPGEETIMGKLHRVLEDIYIVNWRKAYDYISPECFLYLIERQLILVSCVRGHFFTTKSSFSEILVHMERNGSSISRLKNLDAYPIKAILDFLARIVQQFLLCNEDTTEWIKRSRGNVMDRSRAVTLRLVVTACLLYLNFGYFQEFLFEWLGRNYIRNQLPSDFVVALNRRRKRRSRNVGSDIEMFSEVFKEMGNPLVVVSLGENVPQFFPDVIFLHMIEHSKEDMWTALFPNINKATQDQKKLDLQVPSNYREVLKSLKTLNNEEVIRSFIASVPALKATIEERIYILCSALEGCGDSDRKNEKPYGEASAILDEMKQLYSVLDVREPELVKNLPRIEELLSQLDSKMPRTNSFLDELFFKQDEILEEVVSETCHHYEEGGTSEAAKNGSPSQANLGNQEQDEILEVVSETCHHQEEEGTSEAGKNGSSSQANLGNQASSSQARNNGKGTRKNKKKQKGKGKGRKA; encoded by the exons ATGAAGACAGACAAAATCTGGGATGAAAACATAATGAGCTTATTGTCAACATTGAATGAATCCCAGAGTGAGGCTGTATTTGCCTGCCTTCATAAAATGCAGTTCAACGACAAGCCTTATGTTGAACTCATTTGGGGTCCACCAGGGACGGGGAAGACGAGGATTATTAGTGTTCTGCTTTATAGCCTTTTAAGAATGCAGTGCAGGACTTTGACTTGTGCGCCAACCAATGTAGCAATTACAGAAGTAGCGACAAGAGTTCTGAAGCTGGTGAGAGAATCTACTGATGCTTCAGTTTATTCAGTTGGAGATATTCTCTTATTTGGGAATACGGAAAGACTCAAAGTGAATCCAGAATTTAGAGAAATATTTTTGGATTATCGTGTTCAAAGGCTTACAGAGTGCTTTGCACCGATGACTGGGTGGCGGAATTGTTTTATTTCGACAATAGGTTTCTTTGAAGATTGTGTTTCACAGTATCATATTTTTTTGGAAAACGAATTGATCAAGGAAAAACACAGTGAAAACACCGAAGGACGCATCAGTGGGAAGAATAAGTCTTTTCTTGAGTTTGCAAGAGAAAGGTTCCTGTTTTCTGCAATGCAACTGAAAAAATGTGTGCATAGTTTATGCACTCATATACCTGAAAGTTACATCCAGAAATATAATATAGCCAATATCGTGTCACTTGTTCGTCTACTTGATGATTTCGAAAGTTTGCTATTTTGTGATGATGTAACTTCAGAAGCATTGGAGGAGTTTTTCTCACATCCAGAGTTAGTATCTGATTCTCCTCAAGGTTTTGGAGATATACGAGTCAAGTTGTGCTCGAGCAGAAGAGAATGCCTTAATTTGTTAAAAGCTCTACATTCGTCCCTCAATGAACTTCAGCTTCCAAGTTCAGTGAACAAGTCTTCAATAGTTGAGTTCTGTTTCGAAAAAGCTTCTTTAATTTTCTGCACAGCATCTAGTTCGTATAAGCTGCATTATATGGATATAGAGCCGTTGGACTTTCTGGTAATTGATGAAGCAGTGCAGTTAAAAGAATGTGAATCAGTGATACCCCTTCAACTTTGTGGTATTCGGCATGCTATTCTTATTGGCGATGAGCGCCAATTACCGGCTCTGGTTGAAagcaat GTTTCTTGTGAAGCTGGATTCGGAAGAAGTTTATTTGAAAGGTTAAGTTCATTGGGCCATCCGAAACACCTTCTAAATATGCAATATAGAATGCATCCGGCGATCAGTCACTTTCCAAATTCAACTTTCTATTCGAATAACATCTTGGATGCACCTAATGTTAAGGCGAAAAGTTATACGAAGCAGTATCTTCCGGGGCCAATGTTCGGTCCCTATTCATTTATAAATGTGTTTGGTGGACGAGAAGTGATGGATGATGTTGGGCACAGCAGACTAAATACAGTTGAGGTTGCTATTGTATCGAAACTGCTACGGAGTCTGTACAAAG CATGGAATGGCTCAAAGGAGAATATTAGCATTGGAGTAATTTCTCCTTATGCAGCTCAAGTGGTTGCGATTCAAGACAAACTTGGCCGCCAATTTGAAACTAATGCTGGCTTTTCGGTTAAGGTGAGGTCAGTTGATGGATTTCAAGGCGGGGAGGAAGATATCATAATAATGTCAACTGTGAGAGCAAATAGAGGAGGAGCAATTGGTTTCATGTCTAATTATCAGAGAATCAATGTTGCTCTAACAAGGGCAAG GCACTGTCTCTGGATTTTGGGGAATGAGAGAACGTTAATTAATAGCGAATCCATTTGGACAAATATTGTCAATGATGCTAAGAAGCGTAATTGCTTCTTTAATGTCGATCAAGACAAGGGATTGGCGAAAACCATTTTAGAAGTGAAGAAAGAGTTTGATCAACTTGATGATTTGCTCAGTGGAGATAGTGTATATTTCAGAAACTGTAGATGGAAG GTTCTGTTTAGTGAAAACTTCAAAAGATCATTTGGGAAATTGGCATCAGTTCAGGCAAAGACATTTGCTTTGAACTATATACTTAGACTTTCGAGTGGTTGGCGTCCTAAGCAGAGGAATGCAGATGCTATTTCGGAATCTTTTCGTTTCTTGAGGCAGTTCAAGGTTGTAGGCTTGTACGTAATATCCTCGATTGACGTAGTGAAGGAGCATAGGTACACCCAAGTTTTGAAAGTTTGGGATATATTACCATTAGAAGATGTTCCGAAATTAACCAGGCGTCTCAATGCCATTTTCGAAAGATATACCGATGATTTTGTCAGCCGTTGCAATGAGAAACTCTTAGAAGG GGATTTGGAAATTCCTACAACTTGGTCGGTTTCTACTGATATTGTCCGATATAAGAGTCTCGGGGACAATGAATCAGGAAGCAATTTGAATTCTGATGAAGGATGTTATGTGGAGAATTCGAAAGTGAGTGACAGCTTATTGCTAATGAAATTTTATAACTTGTCATCTGGAGTTGTTAGCCACTTGCTTTCTGATGGGGATGGTCGGGAGCTTGAACTCCCTTTCGAAGTAACAGACGAAGAACGGGAAATAATTTTTCACCAAAGAAGCACATTTATTCTGGGAAGATCAGGCACCGGAAAAACGACTGTTTTGACTATGAAATTGTTCAAGAAAGAGCAACTTTTTCATATGGCAATTGAAGGATATAACGAGCCGTGCAGAAATAATGCCAAGGATGAACCTGTTGGAGACGCGGAAAATACTGTACTGCGCCAGCTTTTTGTGACCGTTAGTCCTAAACTTTGTTTTGCTGTCAAACAACAAGTTGCTCGGCTGAAAAG CTTTGTCTCCAGTGGAAAATATTCTGGCTGTAATAGTTCATTAGATATGGAAGATGTTGATAAAGCTGCACGATTCGAGGATATTCCTGATTCGTTTATTGGTGTTACTCCAAAGTCGTTTCCTCTTGTGATAACTTTTAATAAGTTTCTGATGATGCTTGATGGAACAATTGGCACTTCATACTTTGCAAGATTTCCTGATGTGAGGCAGCTTCTGTGTGATAAAACGAGTAATGTTTCAGGATCTATTTTAATGCAAACTTTTCTGAAAACGAGGGAggttaattttgaaaatttttgttTGGTTTACTGGCCACATTTGAATTCAAAGCTGACTAAGAAGCTCGACTTTTCCAGAGTGTTTACGGAGATAATGTCTCGAATAAAAGGGGGCCTACAATCAAGTGACTCTTGTGATGGTAGGCTCGGTAGGGAAGATTATGTTATATTGGCTGAGGGTCGGGTTTCCACTTTGAGTAGGCATGAGAGGGAACTGATATATGATGCATTCGAAGATTATGAaaagatgaagatggagaatggTGATTTCGATATGGCTGATATCGTCATTGATCTTCATCGTCGGCTTAGGAATGAAAGATATGTTGGAGACATGATGGATTTTGTCTACATCGATGAAGTCCAAGATCTTACGATGAGGCAAGTCGCACTTTTCAAACACGTCAGCAACAATGTGAATGAGGGTTTTGTGTTTTCTGGTGATACTGCACAGACTATTGCGCGGGGAATCGACTTCAGATTCGAAGATATAAGATCATTATTCTATGATCATTTCATTATGGGTTCGAGAATTGAAGAGAATGACAGAAGGAAGGAAAAAGGTCACATATCAAAAATCTTTCATTTGAGCCAAAACTTCCGGACTCATGGCGGTGTTCTTAAGTTAGCTCAAAGTGTTATAGATCTTTTGTACCGGTTCTTCCCAAAATTTGTTGATATTTTGAGTCACGAAACTAGTTTCATTTTCGGGGAAGCCCCGATTTTGCTGGAATCATGCGGTGATGAAAATGCAATTATCACTATATTTGGAAACAATGGGAATGTTGGAAGTAAGTTTGTCGGATTTGGAGCGGAACAAGTGATATTAGTAAGGGATGATTCTGCTAGAAAAGAAATCTCTAAATATGTTGGAAAACAAGCTCTTGTCTTGACCATAGTGGAGTGCAAGGGCTTAGAGTTTCAG GATGTTCTGTTGTACAATTTTTTTGGTGCGTCACCATTGAGAAATAAATGGAGAGTTATGTATCAATACATGAGCGAACAACGTTTGCTTGATGCTAGCACTGGACAATCTTTCCCAAGCTTTAATCCATCAAAATACAACATCATGTGTTCTGAGTTGAAGCAGTTGTACGTTGCGATTACTCGTACGAGACAGAGGTTGTGGATTTGTGAGAATTCCGAGGAGTTTTCTAAACCCATGTTTGACTATTGGAGGAAAAAGGGACTTGTGCAAGTCAGGAAGCTTGATGATTCACTTGCAACAGCAATGCAAGTTGCTAGCAGTCCGGAAGAATGGAAATCTCAGGGTTATAAG CTTTTACGTGAGGGTAATTACGAGATGGCAACAATGTGTTTCGAAAGAGCTGGAGATGAGTACGGAGAAAAATTGGCCAAGGCTGCAGGGCTTAGAGCAGCTGCTGATAAAATGCATGCTTCAAATCCTGAAACGGCTTCTATTGCTCGTAGGCAAGCTGCTGAAATTTTTGAATCCATTGGAAAAAACGAGTACGCTGCAGAATGTTTTTTCTTGTTGAAAGAATATGAAAGAGCAG gaaaaatttatttgaaatgcGGGGAGTCATCAATGGAAAGAGCTGGCGAATGTTTATATCTCGCAGGATGTTACGAGTTTGCAGCAGAAGTTTATGCTAATGGCAGCAATTTCTCGAAATGTCTTAAATCCTGCAGCGAAGGAAGCCTCTTTGAAAAGGGGTTGAATTATATTCAGTCCTGGAAACAAAATGCAGATACTTCTACGGTCAAAAGAAGCAAAGAGATTGATAGAACAGAACAAGAGTTTCTGGAGAGGTGTGCACTTCACTATCACGAGCGGAATGACAATAGAGCCATGATGAAATACGTTAGAGCTTTCGATTGTGTAGCTTCTATCCGTGATTTCTTGGAAAAGTTAGGTTGTTTCGATGAGCTTATGTCATTTGAAGAAGAGTCGGGGAACTTTCTCGAGGCAGCAAAAATTGCGAAGATGAAAGGGGAACTCTTGCGTGAGGCTGATTTGGTCGGGAAGGCTGGGCATTTGAAGGAGGCATCATTGCTTATTCTTTGGTATGTATTTGCTTGCTCTCTTTGGTCATGTAGTAGCAAAGGTTGGCCCTTGAAGCAGTTTGCGGTGAAGGACGATCTTTTAGCGAAAGCAAAAGCTTTCGCGAAGACTGATTCGGAACAGTTTTATGAGTTTGTTCATATGGAGGCTGAAATATTGTTGAATGATCACAGTAGCTTGTCGACTATGAAACAACATTTAGATGCTTCTCGGGCACACAAGATCTATCATGGCGAGATAATATCCGCACGGAAGATTCTGGATGCACATCTTAAATTGAACGACTCTAAATATGGGTGGGAAGATCACATGATTCATGATATAGCAAGGTTTTCAGCAGGTGAAATTTCGAAGAATCGGGTTTCTGCTGAGACACTAGTACACTTCTGGAATTTCTGGAAGAATAAGATTGTGAACATATTTGAGTACTTGAGAAGTGTTGAAACACAAAATGTCGGTGATGGGAAAATCATGGGCGAATTCTGCTTGAATTACTTGGCGGTGCGCAGGCAATTCGATAATCTGAATCCGGTCTACAATCTGATGATCCCTGATGCGTACTGGGTGAAATGGTTGGATAGTCGATCGATAAGAAGCAAGGGAAAGTTCATTTCATTAGATGCTCACCAGTTTGCTTCTGCTGCTCAGAGCTATTGGGGCTCCGAATTACTCTCTGTTGGTATGGATATCTTGGCGAAACTCGAAGGCCTTTATACTCTTTCGGTTAAGAATTCCTCATCCCTCTTCTGCCAAAGCAGACATCTCTATCATATCTATACCGTCGCAAAGTTCCTGCTAGTTTCCAAATTCCTGGAACGCCGATTCCATGACAACAGAGCACTGCAGAGATTCGTTGAACTCCCCGCTAAACATCTATTCAGCTGTGTCTTTCCTCTGGACTGGAGAGAATCATTGAAAGAGAACATGATTTCCGCAAGGAGAACCGGGAATTTTGGGGATTTAGTTAAGGAATTTACTTGTGAAGCGGTCAGGTTCAAGAAAACTGTATCCTATGGGCAGCTTGGTAGGATATTAGTTGCGATTCTCGGGTCATGTAAACTAGACAATCAGTTGTTTGAGAAAATTAAAGATGGTTTCGAATGGAACGAGTCATGGATGGCTTTGATTGTTGATCTCTGCAGAGAGACCGGTTTAGCAGACAAGAAAAGCCAAGTACCGGGTGAGGAAACTATCATGGGGAAGTTACATAGAGTTTTGGAAGACATTTACATTGTTAACTGGAGAAAAGCATATGATTATATCTCGCCTGAATGCTTTCTCTACCTTATCGAGCGTCAACTGATTCTTGTATCTTGCGTGCGAGGACACTTCTTCACGACGAAGTCTTCTTTTTCTGAAATACTAGTCCACATGGAACGCAATGGCAGCTCGATTTCCAGATTAAAAAACCTTGATGCATATCCTATCAAAGCCATTCTGGATTTCTTAGCTCGCATAGTTCAGCAGTTTCTCTTATGTAACGAGGATACAACGGAGTGGATTAAAAGGTCTCGTGGAAATGTGATGGATCGTTCCAGAGCTGTGACTTTGAGATTAGTTGTTACAGCATGTTTACTTTATTTGAACTTCGGTTATTTTCAGGAATTTCTTTTTGAGTGGCTGGGTAGGAATTATATCAGGAATCAACTGCCATCGGATTTCGTTGTTGCCCTTAACAGAAGGCGGAAACGTCGGTCTAGGAATGTAGGTTCAGATATAGAGATGTTTTCTGAGGTATTTAAGGAAATGGGGAATCCACTGGTAGTCGTGAGTTTGGGTGAAAACGTTCCACAATTTTTCCCAGACGTGATTTTTCTGCATATGATCGAGCATAGTAAAGAAGACATGTGGACAGCCTTGTTTCCGAATATCAATAAAGCTACTCAAGATCAGAAAAAACTTGATCTGCAAGTTCCTTCCAACTATAGGGAAGTACTGAAATCACTGAAAACATTGAATAATGAAGAAGTCATAAGGAGTTTTATAGCAAGTGTTCCAGCACTTAAG GCAACCATAGAGGAGAGAATCTACATTTTATGTTCTGCGTTGGAAGGATGCGGTGATTCTgacagaaaaaatgaaaaaccataTGGAGAAGCATCCGCGATCCTTGACGAAATGAAGCAACTATATTCCGTATTAGATGTGAG GGAGCCGGAACTTGTGAAGAACCTTCCACGAATAGAAGAACTTCTTAGCCAGCTTGATTCGAAAATGCCAAGAACGAATAGTTTCTTGGATGAGTTATTCTTCAAACAAGATGAAATCCTCGAAGAAGTTGTGTCGGAAACCTGCCATCACTATGAAGAAGGAGGAACCAGCGAGGCGGCAAAGAATGGAAGTCCTTCTCAGGCAAATCTTGGAAACCAAGAACAAGATGAAATTCTCGAAGTAGTGTCGGAAACCTGTCAtcaccaagaagaagaaggaaccAGCGAGGCGGGAAAGAATGGAAGTTCTTCTCAGGCGAATCTTGGAAACCAAGCCAGCAGTTCTCAAGCCAGAAACAATGGGAAGGGAACTCGCAAGaacaaaaagaaacaaaagggaaaaggaaaGGGGAGAAAAGCGTAA